A window of the Miscanthus floridulus cultivar M001 chromosome 14, ASM1932011v1, whole genome shotgun sequence genome harbors these coding sequences:
- the LOC136502741 gene encoding uncharacterized protein, which produces MTDCPPPLYSTNQELHGYDRRKRYKTKDWRVTHNAHIHLWQNRVRHPVHAGPPHDQHTFDKYLRWLHRSTKTHIKPSYTEEAIDEDLEEDVIEDVYDVTTREDTQLQRAPLQRYMATQLSRLSNEAAFRLHESRGQRPGVLAAFVEKVKKSCRKLAQKLR; this is translated from the exons atgacagactgcccaccaccgctttactctaccaaccaagaattgcacgg gtatgaccgcaggaagaggtacaagaccaaggattggcgcgtgacacacaacgcgcacatccatttgtggcagaacagggtacgacatccggtccatgcgggtcctccacacgaccagcacaccttcgacaagTATctacggtggcttcataggtctacgaagacacatatcaagccctcgtacactgaggaggcgattgatgaggacttagaggaagatgtcatcgaagatgtgtatgacgttaccactagggaggacacacagctacagagagccccgcttcaaagatacatg gcgacacaattatcaaggctgtccaacgaagcagcgtttcggcttcacgagtctagagggcagaggccaggcgttctcgcggcttttgtagag aaggtgaagaagagttgtaggaagctagctcagaagctaagatga
- the LOC136505304 gene encoding protein SPIRAL1-like 3, which translates to MGRGVSSGGGQSSLGYLFGSDEAPKPAEKPAPQKPTPPSSAERLKDIPAGIQSSKSNNYIRAEGQNCGNFLTDRPSTKVQAAPGGGSSLGYLFSGSKDGK; encoded by the exons ATGGGTCGTGGTGTTAGCAGTGGAGGTGGTCAGAGTTCCTTGGGCTATCTCTTTGGCAGTGACGAAGCTCCAAAACCAGCTGAGAAGCCTGCACCCCAAAAGCCAACTCCTCCATCCTCTGCAGAGAGACTAAAAGATATCCCTGCTGGTATTCAAAGTAGTAAATCAAACAATTACATAAGAGCTGAAGGCCAGAACTGTGGAAATTTCCTTACG GACCGTCCGTCAACCAAGGTGCAAGCTGCTCCAGGTGGTGGCTCTTCACTCGGTTATCTTTTCAGTGGCAGCAAGGATGGCAAGTGA